In the genome of Limanda limanda chromosome 15, fLimLim1.1, whole genome shotgun sequence, one region contains:
- the pdzd7a gene encoding PDZ domain-containing protein 7a gives MAHSAHPPGGREMTNGGGNPHFNNGGQAGCSHSNTRYKLKKQRRHRRRSSSPMGRVILINAPVDGGDESEDIHTVTVDKSPDGHLGFSVRGGSEHGLGIFVSKVEDDSSAAEAGLTVGDKVVEVNAVSLESITMSSAVKVLTGNNRLRMVVRRVGKIPGIRYSKEKTTWVDLIHRRMVVEESGRTPSDASSDSALRRIVHLFTTSDDYCLGFNIRGGKEFGLGIYVSKLDPGGLAEQHGIKMGDQILAANGVSFEDITHSNAVEVLKSHTHVMLTIREAGRYPAYKEMVAEYGWLDKLANGGPSSFPQGSDSNSSVSSMSSSTPLSSLSGLSQVLFPPVFGLDMVDVAISTEDRSRHSSSAERTADTAMQTDANPPNYTDHRSNNGSYHDRLVGTETSRSVGATVLLKDTVIRGKGEGPREMGGAGEEGRGRTRMMSSGDQEVDSPKTAALMALSRPRKPIRRSQSHITESEDRQKKKKQKKEKSSGEGKTSLQRSKTFVNLLFKRERKEKSSRSPSQGADKGKERGRPLQILTSPRESRAGVKDTSPLPRPETLHHVEDVAKRLLSQDEVAAVMRHCQRFLTDNMIEDLVRPLLAILDRPEKLLLFREIRMLIPTTKLDRFDSIVLPFELEAYDILKSRSIRSPALRSPRRGTPRRHLITPIPDYRGGFHLQPFQDPLGESQLIEELERLRLPGQQSGILPPSRLFTPLLDVPVDSFASSSARSRSLSPSPTHSSLLTESPHSTRRGRQPHRSPNRRENGASQYDEVSLLSVSDRGDVAAERGRSPVRNGQGTVRREASPESVDGRRQSGQQGFTEVSVHVPPQQRGRTPLADVFEPQRDKSLSSGRERSQQVNQPAQNGVKRRTTVPHEEYEICTLTISKAKQSLGISISGGMESRVQPMIKIEKIFPGGAASTNEALKAGYELLSVDGESMQEVTHQHAVGVIRRAFGNKAKDPMVFVVKVPRSPTSSPRRPAD, from the exons ATGGCTCACTCCGCTCACCCccctggagggagggagatgacaAACGGAGGCGGGAACCCCCACTTCAACAATGGAGGCCAGGCGGGGTGTTCCCACAGCAACACGCGCTACAAGCTGAAGAAACAGCGGCGCCACAGACGCAGGTCGTCCTCGCCAATGGGCCGGGTCATTCTCATCAACGCACCTGTTGATG gaggtgATGAAAGTGAAGACATTCACACAGTGACAGTAGACAAGAGTCCTGATGGGCATCTGGGTTTCAGTGTCCGTGGAGGCTCTGAACATGGACTTGGTATATTTGTCAGCAAGGTGGAGGATGACAGCTCTGCAG CGGAGGCTGGGCTGACTGTGGGGGATAAGGTGGTGGAGGTGAACGCTGTCAGCTTGGAGAGCATCACCATGAGCAGCGCTGTGAAGGTCCTGACGGGCAACAACCGGCTGAGGATGGTGGTGAGACGGGTCGGAAAGATCCCCGGCATCCGCTACTCCAAGGAGAAGACCACATG GGTGGATCTGATTCACCGGCGGATGGTGGTGGAGGAAAGTGGCCGTACACCATCAGATGCCAGTTCGGACAGCGCCCTCCGCAGGATCGTACATCTCTTCACCACGTCAGACGACTACTGTCTGGGCTTCAACATCAGAGGAGGCAAAGAGTTCGGACTGGGAATTTACGTCTCTAA GCTGGACCCAGGTGGGCTCGCAGAGCAGCATGGCATCAAAATGGGCGATCAAATCCTTGCGGCCAACGGGGTGAGCTTTGAAGACATCACCCACAGCAATGCAGTCGAGGTCCTGAAGAGCCACACCCATGTGATGTTGACCATCAGG GAAGCTGGCAGATATCCTGCGTACAAGGAGATGGTGGCAGAATACGGCTGGCTCGACAAAT TGGCCAACGGAGGCCCTTCATCATTCCCTCAGGGTTCAGACTCCAACTCCTCTGTGTCCTCGATGTCCTCCAGCACCCCTCTCAGCTCCCTCAGTGGTCTCTCCCAGGTCCTTTTCCCTCCCGTCTTTGGCCTGGACATGGTAGATGTGGCCATCTCCACAGAGGACCGCTCCCGTCATTCAAGCAGTGCCGAGCGAACTGCTGACACTGCCATGCAAACTGACGCCAACCCTCCAAACTACACGGACCACCGCTCGAATAACGGATCGTACCACGACAGGCTGGTGGGGACAGAAACCAGCCGGAGTGTAGGTGCCACAGTGCTGCTGAAGGACACCGTCATACGTGGGAAAGGGGAAGGGCCGAGGGAGATGGGAGGAGCTGGGGAAGAAGGGCGGGGACGGACGAGGATGATGTCAAGTGGGGACCAGGAAGTAGACTCACCTAAGACGGCGGCTTTGATGGCCCTGAGCAGACCAAGGAAACCCATCAGACGTTCCCAGAGCCACATCACTGAGTCAG aggacagacagaagaagaagaagcagaagaaggagaagagctcGGGAGAGGGTAAAACAAGCCTGCAGCGCTCCAAAACCTTTGTCAACCTGTTATTTAAGAGAGAGCGTAAAGAGAAGAGCTCCAGGTCCCCATCCCAGGGAGCTGACAAAG GTAAAGAGCGGGGCCGTCCTCTCCAGATACTGACCTCTCCGAGGGAGTCCCGAGCCGGGGTCAAAGACACCAGCCCGCTGCCCCGGCCTGAGACCCTGCATCACGTGGAGGACGTGGCCAAGAGGCTGCTCAGCCAGGACGAGGTGGCTGCCGTGATGAGACACTGTCAACGC TTTTTGACCGACAATATGATTGAGGACTTGGTACGTCCTCTTTTGGCAATCTTGGACAGGCCAGAGAAACTGCTACTTTTCAGAGAAATAAG GATGCTGATACCGACAACTAAATTGGATCGGTTTGACAGCATAGTCCTTCCCTTTGAGCTGGAGGCGTATGACATTCTCAAGAGTCGCTCGA TACGATCTCCTGCTCTGCGCTCCCCTCGCAGAGGAACCCCTCGACGTCACCTCATCACCCCAATCCCAG ACTACCGTGGTGGGTTCCACCTCCAGCCGTTTCAGGACCCACTGGGAGAGAGTCAGTTGATTGAGGAGTTGGAGCGTCTGCGTTTGCCTGGACAGCAGTCAGGAATTCTTCCTCCATCACGTCTCTTCACCCCCTTGCTGGACGTACCTGTGGACAGctttgcttcctcctctgcacgGTCCCGCTCCCTGAGCCCCTCACCCAcccacagctccctcctcacAGAATCACCACACAGCACCCGTCGTGGGCGCCAACCCCATCGCTCCCCAAACAGACGAGAGAACGGGGCGTCCCAGTATGATGAGGTCTCCTTACTGTCCGTGTCTGACCGAGGAGATGTGGCTGCTGAGCGAGGGAGGTCGCCTGTGAGGAACGGCCAGGGGACAGTGAGGAGGGAGGCGAGCCCCGAAAGCGTAGATGGCAGGAGGCAGAGCGGGCAGCAGGGCTTCACTGAGGTCAGCGTGCATGTTCCCCctcagcagagagggagaacgCCTCTGGCTGATGTGTTTGAGCCCCAgagagacaagagtctgtcctcaggcagagagagaagtcaGCAGGTGAATCAACCAGCACAGAATGGTGTGAAGAGGAGAACCACTGTGCCACATGAGGAGTATGAAATCTGCACGTTGACCATCTCAAAGGCCAAGCAGTCACTGG GTATAAGTATCTCTGGAGGTATGGAGTCAAGGGTCCAGCCCATGATAAAGATTGAGAAAATCTTCCCAGGAGGAGCCGCGTCTACAAATGAGGCTCTGAAG GCAGGATATGAGCTGTTGTCCGTGGACGGCGAGAGTATGCAGGAGGTGACTCATCAGCACGCGGTGGGTGTCATTCGCCGTGCGTTCGGCAACAAGGCCAAAGATCCGATGGTTTTCGTGGTCAAGGTTCCTCGCAGCCCCACCAGCAGCCCCAGGAGACCTGCTGACTAG